In Nanoarchaeota archaeon, the genomic window ATCGAATTCAGGCGCAGTAATGCCTGTAAATGACCTGAAAGAATTCGTTTTTTTATACAGTTTTTCATAGGTTATCATGTTATCTCCCCTGAGATAACATGGTTTTTGGAGTTTATGTGGTTAATTGCGCAAGAGGTTTAATCTCTGGAGAAATACCTAAATGAAAAAATATGAGGCATTATGCGCACCCCGCCGGGTCCGCGCCGCCAAACGTGCGCCAAAAAGATATATAAATCCAGATTACCAAATAATAGGTAACGCATTACCAAAAAAGAGGTATTTTCAAGCGAAGTTTAAAAAGCTTCGAACGAAGTGAGATGATTTTAAAGCGAAGTTTGAAAAGTTTCGAATGAGATGATTAATATGCTGACAAAAGAGCAGTTAAAAATATTCGCGGTCTTCAAAAAGGATATTTTCGCATCGCTGACATTCAAGCAGATTAAAGCGCAAAGCCTTCAGAAATCAAACAATATTGTCCAGCTTGCGCTGAAGGAATTCCAAAAGCAGAACCTTCTTAATGCGCAAAAGACCGGCGATGTAACTGCTTATTCCCTAAATCTGGACAACAATATGGCATTATCATACCTGAATCTGATAAACGAGCTTGAACTATACGCAAACAAAAAGCTTCCGAAAGATATGCTAAAAGATATACAAAACAGAATTTTCAAATATTCCGAATTCTTCATACTTTTAGTTTTCGGCAGCTACGCAGAAAACAAAGCAACGGAAAAATCCGACCTCGACATTGCACTTATCGCAGAATCTGAGCAGTCAAAAAAAGAAATGGCGCCATATATTGAAACCATAAAAAGAAGGGCGTTAATAAATATCGATTATCACATATTTACGCGCAAGGAATTTCTTGAAATGCTCCAGATTGACCAGCAAAATGTCGGCAAGGAAATTTATCGGAAAAATATAATTTATTATGGATTGATAGAGTATTATAACCTGATATGGAGGGTGAAGAAATGAATCCGATGGCAGAGATGTATCTTGAGCGCGCGGAAAATGAGTTTGCCGCCGCCGGAATGCTTATGGAGGTGTCCAGAAATCAAACGCTTCAGAAGGAGCAGTTCAGGATAGAAAAGAATTTTACATTCTACAGCGCAGTCATAAGCCATTCATACTATTGCATCTTCTACTCGGCAAAAGCAATACTTTTAAGCGAGGGCATAAAAACAGACTCGCCGGACATACATAAGAAAACCTTTGAAGCATTTGAAGCTTTCTTTGTCAAAACAGGAAAGCTTGACGTTCAATTGCTTATGATTTACAAAAAAATGATGCTTCGGGCAGAAGAATTGCTCGGCATCTATTCTTTAGAAAAAAAGAAGCGTGGAGAATATACTTATCAGAAGCTTCCGCAGGCAAATATGGAGCCGGCTGGAGAATCGCTTAAAAATGCGTCTTTATTCTTTAAGGCAATTAATGGAATTTTAAGGAAATTGTAAAAACGTCAGATAAAAACTGAAGCGTGATCTCAAATTTTTTGAGTTATCGGATAAAATCGGACAACTAAGACCATCATCTCAGACGAAAAATTCTATGAAATTGATTGCGAGTAGTCCTTAATCATTTCCCCCAATACAATTCTCTCATTTCAGGCTTGATTCTTGTAAGATGCTCTTTTGGCATTTCAGACATAAGTTTCCATGCGACTGTCAGAGTGTCTTTTATCGAACGGTCCTCTTTCTTTCCCTGGCGCACGAATTTATCCTCAAATGCCTCTGCGAATTTCAGAAGCTTTCGGTCTTTTTCAGAAAGCGCTTCTTCGCCTACAATCGCTACAAGCCCTCTTAAATCCCTGCCTTCTGCGTAGTTCGCATACAGCTGGTCAGACACTGATTTGTGGTCATCGCGCGTCTTGTCCTTTCCTATGCCCATGTTCATCAGCCTTGAAAGCGACGGAAGAATATCTATAGGCGGATAAATGCCTTTCCTGTGCAGTTCTCTTGAAAGTGTAATCTGGCCTTCTGTGATGTATCCTGTTAAGTCCGGAATTGGGTGTGTTATATCATCTCCTGACATTGTCAGAATCGGAATCTGGGTTATCGAGCCTTTTCTGTTTTTTATCATTCCTGCCCGTTCATATATTGTCGCAAGATCTGTGTACATGTAACCCGGATATCCTCGTCTGCCAGGTATTTCTTCTCTAGCAGCACCGATTTCACGAAGAGATTCGCAGTAATTGCTCATGTCTGTAAGTATGACAAGAACGTGCATGTCTTTTTCGAATGCAAGATATTCTGCAGCAGTGAGTGCCATTCTTGGCGTAACAATTCGCTCGACTGCCGGGTCGTTTGCAAGGTTCAAAAATACTACTGCCCGCTCAAGCGCGCCAGTCTTTTCAAAATCCGCCATAAAGTATTGTGCCTCTTCATTCGTAATTCCCATCGCCGCGAACACAACAGCGAAAGCTCCTTTTTGCCCCACGACTTTTGCCTGCCTTGCAATCTGAAGCGCGATTTCGTTATGCGGAAGTCCTGAGCCTGAGAAAATAGGAAGTTTCTGGCCTCTGACAAGCGTGTTTGTCGCATCGATTGTCGAAATTCCGGTCTGGATAAAATCAGAAGGCGATGCCCTTGAATAAGGATTTATTGCCGCGCCCATGATGTCACGCCGCTCTTCAGGAATAATCTCAGGGCCGCCGTCTATAGGCTTTCCTGCTCCTGAAAGAATTCTTCCGAGCATTTCGCCGGATACCGGCAATTTTATTGTTTCTCCAAGAAATCTGACTCTGGCTTCCCTATCAACTGCAGAAGTTCCTTCGAAAAGCTGGATTACTACAATATCTTTTGAAGTATCAAGAACCTGCCCGCTTTTTGTTTCGCCGTTTGAAAGCGCGATTTTAACGACTTCGCCATAGCCTACAGGCTCTGTTTTTTCGACAAATACAAGAGGCCCTGCGACCCTGCTGATTGTTTTATATTCTTTCATAAATTACACCAGAGAATAATCTGCTTTCAAAAATATGGGACAGAAGCTTTATATTAATTGAGTTAATCGATGAAAACGTGCATTACTTGAATCTGTATTATATGTCGCACACAACTTGCAGCACCCAGCCCTTTTTGCTG contains:
- a CDS encoding HEPN domain-containing protein → MNPMAEMYLERAENEFAAAGMLMEVSRNQTLQKEQFRIEKNFTFYSAVISHSYYCIFYSAKAILLSEGIKTDSPDIHKKTFEAFEAFFVKTGKLDVQLLMIYKKMMLRAEELLGIYSLEKKKRGEYTYQKLPQANMEPAGESLKNASLFFKAINGILRKL
- a CDS encoding nucleotidyltransferase domain-containing protein; this translates as MLTKEQLKIFAVFKKDIFASLTFKQIKAQSLQKSNNIVQLALKEFQKQNLLNAQKTGDVTAYSLNLDNNMALSYLNLINELELYANKKLPKDMLKDIQNRIFKYSEFFILLVFGSYAENKATEKSDLDIALIAESEQSKKEMAPYIETIKRRALINIDYHIFTRKEFLEMLQIDQQNVGKEIYRKNIIYYGLIEYYNLIWRVKK
- a CDS encoding V-type ATP synthase subunit B → MKEYKTISRVAGPLVFVEKTEPVGYGEVVKIALSNGETKSGQVLDTSKDIVVIQLFEGTSAVDREARVRFLGETIKLPVSGEMLGRILSGAGKPIDGGPEIIPEERRDIMGAAINPYSRASPSDFIQTGISTIDATNTLVRGQKLPIFSGSGLPHNEIALQIARQAKVVGQKGAFAVVFAAMGITNEEAQYFMADFEKTGALERAVVFLNLANDPAVERIVTPRMALTAAEYLAFEKDMHVLVILTDMSNYCESLREIGAAREEIPGRRGYPGYMYTDLATIYERAGMIKNRKGSITQIPILTMSGDDITHPIPDLTGYITEGQITLSRELHRKGIYPPIDILPSLSRLMNMGIGKDKTRDDHKSVSDQLYANYAEGRDLRGLVAIVGEEALSEKDRKLLKFAEAFEDKFVRQGKKEDRSIKDTLTVAWKLMSEMPKEHLTRIKPEMRELYWGK